The Bacteroidia bacterium genome includes a region encoding these proteins:
- a CDS encoding NAD(P)-dependent alcohol dehydrogenase, with translation MKAVEYENYGGPQVMKLKEVSKPEPQDNEILLRIHATSVTATEATFRKGEPYFSRLFTGIQKPKIKRLGEELSGVVEAVGKDVKKFKVGDEVFGTAGPGFGANAEYLCVAEEGVLTFKPENLSHAEAAASVDGFLTALPFLRDQGEIKAGQEVLIYGASGSVGSAAVQVAKYYGAKVTAVCSTANVKLMVEIGADRVVDYKKEDFTQLGRNYDIIFDAVGKTTFSKCKDSLKEGGIFLEAGMSLSGFGPVLWTAIFGRKKMRIAATGLRAPHLRLKDLELLKELLEKESIKAVIDRSYPLEQIADAHAYVDLGRKKGNLAIVI, from the coding sequence ATGAAAGCAGTAGAATACGAAAATTATGGAGGCCCCCAGGTAATGAAGCTGAAAGAAGTATCCAAACCTGAACCCCAGGACAATGAAATCCTGCTTAGGATTCACGCCACATCCGTTACGGCAACTGAAGCAACCTTCAGAAAAGGAGAACCCTACTTTTCCCGACTTTTCACGGGAATCCAAAAACCCAAAATCAAGCGATTAGGAGAAGAATTGTCGGGTGTTGTAGAAGCCGTAGGAAAGGATGTGAAAAAATTTAAAGTCGGAGATGAAGTATTTGGTACAGCAGGTCCTGGCTTTGGCGCAAATGCTGAATATCTCTGTGTAGCCGAAGAAGGCGTATTGACTTTCAAACCCGAAAATCTCAGCCATGCAGAAGCTGCTGCCAGTGTGGATGGTTTTCTGACAGCCTTGCCTTTCCTCCGAGATCAGGGCGAAATCAAAGCCGGACAGGAAGTTTTGATCTATGGTGCTTCCGGAAGTGTAGGTTCAGCAGCCGTACAGGTAGCCAAATATTATGGAGCAAAGGTTACGGCTGTTTGCAGTACTGCCAATGTAAAACTAATGGTCGAGATCGGTGCGGATAGGGTAGTGGATTATAAAAAAGAGGATTTTACTCAGCTTGGCAGAAATTATGACATCATATTCGATGCGGTTGGCAAAACAACTTTCTCCAAATGCAAAGATTCGCTAAAAGAGGGAGGGATCTTTCTGGAAGCGGGTATGAGCCTGTCGGGATTTGGCCCGGTACTATGGACAGCTATTTTTGGGCGAAAGAAAATGCGGATTGCAGCTACTGGTTTACGCGCTCCACATTTGCGCTTGAAAGATTTGGAACTGCTAAAAGAGTTATTGGAAAAGGAAAGTATAAAAGCCGTGATTGATCGAAGCTATCCCCTGGAACAAATTGCAGATGCTCATGCCTATGTGGATTTGGGTAGAAAAAAAGGGAATCTGGCGATTGTGATTTAG
- a CDS encoding serine hydrolase domain-containing protein gives MIKQQKTATFLLVFLLFMGQVYSQKNHQLAKEHAQALFKAFIQSEDSPPGISVAVRKGDQTIYAAGFGIAKSEDQAAVTPNTRFRAASVSKMMTTTAMAKLYQEGKLDFDKAVSSYVPQFPKKAHSFSVAQLSGHIAGFPHYSFSDKIQKRFYPSVSESLGTFSHQKLLFEPGTKYKYSTHGYTLLSAVIEGASQMEFLDYLDQEIFEPLGMQSSGPDLRHAIHKDMSELFYINKSGKVSQVKKPQDPSYKWGGGGMTSTPSDLVKLGSAYYSGFFSSQTVDRMFQTQALNDGKETWVGIGWRTNVDPFGRKVHEHAGSMEGTRSVICIFPEEKMSVSIMGNASRPHMIEESAHVLASLFLSEEEADLSLKGKGEVDFVRRGSKKQVKGKGQIQLEGAKGILSIKNGDEEEVNYQLIKLRDKDLYGLITEYGILFCQIKVENGILEGGAILYGSMRPTKVGFDEAFISFSGDFTQE, from the coding sequence ATGATTAAACAACAGAAAACTGCCACTTTCCTTCTTGTCTTCCTGCTCTTTATGGGGCAGGTGTATAGCCAGAAAAATCACCAACTGGCAAAAGAACACGCACAGGCGCTCTTTAAAGCATTCATACAATCTGAAGATAGTCCTCCCGGTATTTCAGTTGCTGTGAGAAAGGGAGATCAAACGATTTATGCAGCAGGTTTTGGGATTGCAAAATCGGAAGACCAGGCAGCCGTCACGCCAAATACCCGCTTTCGCGCAGCTTCTGTCTCCAAAATGATGACCACTACTGCCATGGCAAAATTGTACCAGGAGGGAAAACTCGATTTTGACAAAGCCGTGAGTTCCTATGTTCCCCAATTCCCCAAAAAGGCACATAGTTTTAGTGTAGCTCAATTATCGGGACATATTGCCGGCTTTCCACACTATTCCTTTAGCGATAAGATTCAAAAACGCTTTTACCCTTCTGTTTCCGAATCCCTGGGAACCTTTTCCCATCAAAAGCTGCTATTTGAACCCGGGACCAAATACAAATATTCCACCCATGGATATACTTTGCTCTCTGCGGTCATAGAAGGAGCTTCACAGATGGAATTTCTGGATTACCTCGATCAGGAAATTTTTGAGCCTCTTGGGATGCAATCTTCTGGTCCCGATCTCAGGCATGCCATTCACAAGGACATGAGCGAACTTTTTTACATCAATAAATCTGGGAAAGTATCACAGGTAAAGAAGCCGCAAGACCCTAGCTATAAGTGGGGCGGAGGAGGAATGACTTCTACGCCCAGCGATCTGGTAAAATTGGGAAGTGCCTATTATTCAGGTTTCTTCAGTTCCCAAACCGTAGATCGGATGTTTCAGACTCAGGCATTGAATGATGGCAAGGAAACCTGGGTGGGAATCGGATGGCGGACCAATGTAGACCCCTTTGGGAGAAAAGTTCATGAACATGCCGGTTCGATGGAAGGAACCCGCAGCGTAATCTGCATTTTCCCCGAAGAAAAAATGAGTGTATCCATCATGGGAAATGCGAGCAGGCCCCATATGATAGAAGAAAGTGCCCATGTGCTGGCATCTCTGTTTTTGTCAGAAGAAGAAGCGGATCTAAGCCTTAAAGGAAAAGGAGAAGTGGACTTTGTTCGTCGAGGAAGCAAAAAACAAGTCAAAGGAAAGGGACAGATTCAGCTGGAAGGAGCAAAAGGAATTTTATCGATAAAGAATGGAGATGAGGAGGAGGTAAACTACCAACTCATCAAACTAAGAGACAAAGACCTTTATGGCTTGATCACCGAATACGGCATCCTTTTTTGCCAGATCAAAGTAGAGAATGGGATCTTGGAAGGAGGAGCGATCCTTTATGGAAGCATGAGGCCTACAAAAGTGGGATTCGACGAAGCTTTCATTTCCTTTTCCGGAGATTTCACACAAGAATAG
- a CDS encoding intradiol ring-cleavage dioxygenase, which translates to MNRKKFLRKGAWGLSSIFAIPSVLTGCEEGNVDPSSCNVTPSEIAGPFPIKSPADWVRENIIGDRSGIPLMMTFIVQNTNDNCAPLADVFVDIWQCDAQGNYSEYDGQLDGNFTSDHFLRGRQKTNANGTASFISIYPGWYPGRAPHLHIEILDGNENSLLVSQVAFPEDISNEVYATSDYKGDFDTSNNRDGSFRDSLSRNIVDTIGGNVTDGYTISKIIKVAG; encoded by the coding sequence ATGAATAGAAAAAAATTCTTACGCAAAGGAGCCTGGGGGCTTAGTTCTATTTTTGCAATACCTTCGGTCTTAACGGGTTGTGAAGAAGGAAATGTTGATCCTTCCTCCTGCAATGTTACCCCCAGCGAAATTGCCGGACCATTTCCTATAAAATCACCCGCAGATTGGGTGCGAGAAAATATCATAGGAGATCGCTCTGGAATACCTTTGATGATGACTTTTATCGTTCAGAATACCAATGACAATTGTGCACCACTGGCTGATGTCTTTGTTGATATCTGGCAATGTGATGCTCAGGGAAATTATTCTGAGTATGACGGACAGCTGGATGGGAATTTCACCAGTGATCACTTTCTCAGGGGAAGGCAAAAAACGAATGCAAATGGGACTGCCTCCTTCATTAGTATCTATCCAGGTTGGTATCCGGGCAGGGCTCCTCACCTCCATATTGAAATTCTGGATGGCAATGAGAATTCCCTTTTGGTCAGTCAGGTTGCCTTTCCGGAAGACATTTCGAATGAGGTATATGCAACTTCCGATTACAAAGGAGATTTCGACACTTCCAATAATCGTGACGGATCATTCAGGGATTCTTTGAGCCGCAATATTGTAGATACCATTGGGGGAAATGTTACCGATGGCTATACGATAAGTAAGATAATCAAAGTAGCGGGCTGA
- a CDS encoding DUF1801 domain-containing protein: protein MNKNPEVDQYLDKKAHPLTTEIERVREIVLAADDRIEETIKWSSPTFMYKGNIASFFMNAKKLVSLMFHKGATIDDPHGLLEGDGKESRVARFHGMEDIEKKKEALQAVIRAWIKMRDEA from the coding sequence ATGAATAAGAATCCTGAAGTAGATCAATATTTGGACAAAAAAGCTCATCCCTTGACTACCGAAATTGAACGGGTGCGAGAGATCGTACTTGCTGCGGATGATCGGATTGAGGAAACTATAAAATGGAGCAGCCCGACCTTTATGTACAAAGGAAATATTGCTTCCTTTTTTATGAATGCGAAAAAGTTGGTAAGCCTGATGTTTCACAAAGGAGCTACGATAGATGATCCACATGGATTGCTGGAAGGCGATGGGAAAGAATCCCGTGTTGCCCGTTTTCATGGCATGGAGGATATCGAAAAGAAAAAAGAGGCACTTCAAGCTGTCATAAGGGCCTGGATAAAGATGAGGGATGAGGCTTAA
- a CDS encoding AraC family transcriptional regulator, protein MTRKVPDQLEEINPLRLKKAKHVCLAEYQRSEPCESTPTFLSEHSLIFLIKGAKRFYYQGEKISVKLDKVILLKRGYYLMCERDISDEDYESLALYCNEAFLEPIWKKYQALFSEKERSSVPDSSIPLIETHPSYLKLKEQLLTYFDYRGNHLEEHLRNKVEAFMLELADQKPQSVFFSFLQGIFSTKQQQISDVVSANLFNPLQVEDLAKLSGMSSSTFKRKFKELYNSPPKRWIRHKRLEHAKALLQSSEKTVAEIAFACGFEDPSHFIRLYKNQYGLTPKASLNLPSYTLD, encoded by the coding sequence ATGACACGCAAAGTTCCCGATCAGTTGGAAGAAATTAATCCCCTGCGATTAAAAAAAGCGAAACATGTTTGTTTGGCTGAATATCAACGTTCGGAGCCTTGTGAATCAACACCTACCTTTTTATCTGAGCATAGCCTGATTTTCCTGATAAAAGGAGCCAAACGGTTTTATTATCAAGGCGAAAAAATAAGTGTTAAACTCGACAAGGTTATCCTTTTGAAAAGAGGCTATTATCTCATGTGTGAGCGGGATATTTCGGATGAAGACTACGAAAGTCTGGCCTTGTATTGCAATGAAGCCTTTCTAGAGCCGATCTGGAAAAAATATCAAGCTCTCTTTTCTGAGAAGGAGAGAAGCTCAGTTCCCGATTCTTCTATCCCTTTGATCGAAACGCATCCCTCCTACCTGAAATTGAAAGAGCAATTGTTGACTTATTTCGATTATCGGGGCAATCATTTGGAAGAGCATCTGAGAAATAAAGTAGAAGCATTCATGCTGGAGTTGGCAGATCAAAAGCCCCAATCGGTCTTTTTCAGCTTCTTGCAAGGGATTTTCTCCACAAAGCAACAGCAGATTAGTGATGTTGTCTCAGCCAATCTCTTCAACCCCTTGCAAGTAGAAGATCTGGCAAAATTGTCAGGAATGAGTAGTTCTACTTTCAAACGAAAGTTTAAAGAACTCTATAATAGTCCCCCCAAACGCTGGATCAGACACAAGCGATTGGAACATGCGAAGGCTCTGCTGCAAAGCTCAGAGAAAACAGTGGCAGAGATTGCTTTTGCTTGCGGATTTGAAGATCCTTCTCATTTCATTCGACTCTATAAAAATCAATATGGCCTCACACCTAAGGCTTCTTTGAACCTTCCTTCCTATACTTTGGACTAA
- a CDS encoding nuclear transport factor 2 family protein codes for MTDKEAIQQVLANYVEGGTEGNKAQLRSAFHPQAKIKFLKEDRVQEVSVEEFLSWPAIGKKHDRKARNISFQYRGEIGSAHIVLEYADFRFVDFFHLLKEEGKWYISNKIFYREEEEKNAAEKEALKPVYQYFEGTATADIAMLKSGFTEDCKIYFINEEGAYDFLNKDQFHQIVRESEEKFGERINRLISIDIVGNMARAHSRSDFESFYFEDYLNLLKIGKEWKIVAKCSIRKPK; via the coding sequence ATGACTGACAAAGAAGCAATTCAACAAGTATTAGCTAATTATGTAGAGGGAGGAACTGAGGGAAATAAAGCTCAATTAAGAAGTGCTTTTCATCCCCAAGCCAAAATCAAATTTCTCAAAGAGGATCGAGTGCAGGAAGTAAGTGTAGAAGAATTTCTTTCCTGGCCAGCGATCGGGAAAAAGCATGATCGAAAGGCCAGAAATATTTCCTTTCAATATCGGGGAGAAATAGGAAGTGCTCATATTGTGCTGGAATATGCTGACTTTCGTTTTGTCGATTTCTTTCATTTGCTTAAAGAGGAAGGCAAGTGGTATATCTCCAACAAAATCTTTTATCGGGAAGAAGAGGAAAAGAATGCCGCTGAGAAAGAAGCCTTAAAGCCCGTTTATCAGTATTTCGAAGGTACGGCTACAGCTGATATCGCAATGCTGAAATCGGGTTTTACAGAAGATTGTAAGATTTACTTTATCAATGAAGAAGGCGCCTATGATTTTCTGAATAAGGATCAGTTTCATCAGATCGTTCGGGAATCAGAGGAGAAATTTGGAGAAAGAATCAATCGACTCATATCTATTGATATCGTGGGAAATATGGCCCGCGCCCATAGTCGCTCAGATTTTGAAAGTTTCTATTTTGAAGACTACCTCAATCTGCTCAAGATTGGGAAGGAGTGGAAAATCGTAGCAAAATGTAGCATACGGAAACCTAAGTAG
- a CDS encoding LytTR family DNA-binding domain-containing protein: MAEQLNILVLEDEQGAGEKLIDMIRSFAPTAKLEWKRSILEGRIFIQEHPELDLIYSDIELLDGNVFSLFEEIHPNCPLIFCTAYNQYFLDAFRTNGIAYLLKPYSREQFEESWNKYQQLFAQKERKPDFQQSLEQLKATLSQKSNSHKSTFTVKKKEGIFILRLEEVLFFQSQGDFVLAIDRAGKKHILNYTLQKLEELLDPKAFFRINRSEIIPFASIQHFSPYTKNRLAINLLASQQVLYTSNSRSPKFREWVEAH, translated from the coding sequence ATGGCTGAACAATTGAACATATTGGTATTGGAGGATGAGCAGGGGGCAGGTGAAAAGCTCATCGATATGATTCGCAGTTTCGCTCCCACCGCAAAGCTTGAATGGAAAAGAAGCATACTGGAGGGGCGTATATTTATTCAGGAACATCCCGAACTTGATCTTATTTATTCCGATATAGAATTGCTGGATGGAAATGTGTTTTCTCTTTTTGAAGAAATACATCCAAACTGCCCGCTCATTTTTTGTACCGCCTACAATCAATATTTTCTGGATGCTTTTCGCACAAATGGCATTGCCTATCTCTTAAAGCCCTACAGTCGGGAGCAGTTTGAGGAAAGCTGGAACAAATACCAACAGCTTTTCGCCCAAAAAGAAAGAAAGCCCGACTTTCAGCAGAGTTTAGAGCAGCTGAAAGCGACATTATCCCAAAAGTCAAATAGCCATAAATCAACCTTTACCGTCAAAAAGAAAGAAGGCATATTTATCCTGCGTCTGGAAGAGGTACTTTTCTTTCAATCGCAAGGGGATTTCGTATTGGCTATTGATCGGGCAGGCAAAAAGCATATTCTGAATTATACTTTGCAAAAATTGGAGGAGCTGCTTGATCCTAAAGCTTTTTTTCGCATCAATCGAAGTGAAATTATTCCCTTTGCTTCGATTCAACATTTCAGCCCTTATACCAAAAATCGACTGGCCATCAATCTCCTTGCTTCTCAGCAAGTCCTTTATACCAGCAATAGCCGGAGTCCCAAATTCAGAGAGTGGGTAGAAGCTCACTAG
- a CDS encoding histidine kinase: protein MLDVSIGSGTIAMHLNQIKSLFFRKESLLHLMFWLFFVSILNVDWNENWLDRSLRPNTPAPISALLFPVFFYLNAFWLVPRFLNGPKWYRYFLISFLLLLGVELLRASMFALSFPKADSFFSSIFFEILSRENLVLGLPNSMFFAFVFSLAYRFTKDRISNTRTIQELREEKIALELSVLKAQTNPHFLFNNLNVLDDLIERDKEEAKAYLHKLANIYRYWLGQTEQDVVSLEEEWKFVDDYIYLLEKRFNRLYVFDKVNELSDLKAYLIPPTSLQGLVENVVKHNQAQADDPLQVEIKADTSGISISHEKRPKIQASDSNGTGLKNLQARYKLLADKDILVEDGDHFLVRLPLLKKVYG, encoded by the coding sequence ATGCTGGATGTGTCTATAGGGAGCGGTACCATAGCTATGCACCTGAACCAGATCAAATCCCTGTTTTTTAGAAAAGAGAGCCTGCTGCATCTCATGTTCTGGCTGTTTTTTGTATCCATCCTGAATGTGGACTGGAATGAAAACTGGCTGGACAGAAGCCTTCGTCCTAATACTCCCGCTCCCATTTCTGCCCTTCTATTTCCCGTTTTTTTCTACCTCAATGCCTTTTGGCTGGTTCCCCGCTTTCTGAATGGACCCAAATGGTATCGATATTTTCTGATTAGTTTCTTGCTGCTTTTAGGAGTTGAATTGCTTCGTGCAAGTATGTTTGCCTTGAGCTTTCCCAAAGCTGATTCTTTTTTCTCCAGCATTTTCTTTGAAATACTTAGTCGTGAAAATCTGGTCCTGGGTCTGCCCAATTCGATGTTTTTTGCCTTTGTCTTTTCTCTGGCCTATCGCTTTACCAAAGACCGCATCAGCAATACCCGAACCATACAGGAATTAAGAGAAGAGAAGATTGCCCTCGAACTCAGTGTTCTCAAAGCGCAAACCAATCCTCATTTTCTTTTTAACAATCTCAATGTCCTGGATGACCTGATCGAAAGGGATAAGGAGGAGGCCAAAGCCTACCTTCACAAGTTGGCCAATATTTACCGCTATTGGTTGGGACAGACGGAGCAGGATGTGGTGAGTCTTGAAGAAGAATGGAAGTTTGTAGATGACTATATCTATTTGCTGGAAAAGCGTTTCAATCGACTCTATGTGTTTGACAAAGTAAATGAGTTGTCGGATCTCAAAGCCTACCTCATTCCTCCAACTTCCCTTCAGGGCCTGGTCGAAAATGTAGTCAAGCATAATCAGGCGCAAGCAGATGATCCCTTGCAGGTCGAAATCAAAGCCGATACATCCGGCATCAGCATTTCCCATGAGAAACGACCCAAAATTCAGGCTTCGGATTCCAATGGAACGGGTTTGAAAAATTTGCAGGCGCGCTACAAACTCCTGGCTGATAAAGATATCCTGGTAGAGGATGGAGATCATTTTCTCGTTCGCTTACCCTTGTTGAAAAAAGTATATGGCTGA
- a CDS encoding helix-turn-helix domain-containing protein, whose translation MLERSKRQLAAVMFTDIVGYTALMQADEDKAAKVRAKHRSVFEREHQSHQGEILQYYGDGSLSVFKSAVEAVECAIALQLQLQSGLEVPIRIGIHLGDIVFDKTEVYGDGVNFASRIESMGEAGAILVSDKLNDELKNHAHISTISLGEFSLKNILETVEIFAVSNEGIRIPDIAELKGKGKRKQDMKSIAVLPFVNMSNQEDSEFFSDGITEEIINALAKIEQLKVTSRTSSFYFKNKQIPLSQIAKELKVSTILEGSVRIHRDAIRITAQLIQADEDYHFWSETWDRKLENIFDIQDEISLLIADKLREHFGHFEIMDRLVDRQTQSITAYEYSLRAKYYQNKWNPEDSKKAISLYEKALEIDPQHAQSYVGMADCYSFLGTTGFLPFNEAWKKSHTYTLQAFKLNRQLSDVYYQLGNEAFFIEVDFRKALMNMKQALILNPNNAEAQQIIAYFYIVSGEKEKAREHLDIANRINPLSDENHFWNALYHYTFENYGEALKLLNICLESNDKNIPAHAVKTMALLKMKAFDEIINYYDQVPQEIVVIQEKTGILTLAYALKGDKQKEEEHLELLKTKAKEVVGQTADGYLFMYYANTGQFDKAFEWVENALKGKASMLLLRYGDPLVENLRTDPRYTAYKARIYQLGESLPEEKQKKALLDESQAKHFTELLLKYIETDRPYLDPDLSLRSLAEQLSIHPNQLSWLLNEHLDKNFNDFINHYRVETFKSLLLDPKNSAITIMGLAFESGFNSKTTFNTFFKKETGMTPRQFQKFQQA comes from the coding sequence ATGCTAGAAAGAAGTAAAAGGCAGTTGGCAGCGGTGATGTTCACAGATATTGTGGGCTATACAGCCTTGATGCAGGCAGATGAGGATAAAGCAGCAAAAGTACGGGCAAAGCACAGGTCAGTTTTTGAAAGAGAGCATCAAAGTCATCAGGGAGAGATTCTTCAGTATTATGGGGATGGAAGCCTGAGTGTTTTTAAAAGTGCGGTTGAGGCTGTCGAATGTGCAATTGCTTTACAACTTCAACTTCAATCCGGACTTGAGGTACCCATACGGATTGGCATTCATTTGGGAGACATCGTTTTTGACAAAACAGAGGTCTATGGAGATGGGGTGAATTTTGCCTCAAGGATAGAGAGTATGGGAGAAGCCGGGGCCATTCTTGTGTCTGATAAACTTAATGACGAACTCAAGAATCACGCACATATTTCAACCATTTCTTTAGGAGAATTTAGCCTAAAGAATATCCTTGAAACGGTTGAGATATTTGCAGTGAGCAATGAGGGAATCCGCATACCGGATATAGCAGAATTGAAAGGCAAGGGGAAGAGAAAACAGGATATGAAAAGTATTGCTGTTTTGCCCTTTGTGAATATGAGCAATCAGGAAGATAGTGAGTTCTTTAGTGATGGAATTACAGAGGAAATAATTAATGCCCTTGCTAAGATCGAGCAGTTAAAAGTTACCTCTCGTACCTCTTCTTTTTACTTTAAGAACAAGCAAATTCCCCTCAGCCAGATTGCCAAGGAACTCAAGGTTTCTACCATATTGGAAGGAAGTGTCCGAATTCATAGAGATGCCATCCGTATCACGGCTCAGTTGATTCAGGCAGATGAGGATTATCACTTTTGGTCAGAAACATGGGATCGAAAGCTGGAAAATATCTTCGACATACAGGATGAGATCAGTTTGCTGATAGCAGATAAATTGCGGGAGCATTTCGGCCACTTTGAAATCATGGACAGACTGGTAGACCGACAAACCCAGAGCATAACTGCCTATGAATATTCCCTCAGAGCCAAATACTACCAAAATAAATGGAATCCAGAGGATTCAAAAAAAGCCATAAGTCTGTATGAAAAAGCTTTGGAGATAGATCCTCAGCATGCACAGTCCTATGTAGGAATGGCGGATTGTTATAGTTTTCTGGGCACGACGGGTTTTCTTCCTTTCAATGAAGCCTGGAAAAAATCACATACCTACACCCTGCAAGCCTTCAAATTAAATAGGCAATTGTCAGATGTGTATTATCAGTTAGGCAATGAGGCCTTTTTCATCGAGGTCGATTTTCGGAAGGCTTTGATGAACATGAAACAAGCCCTCATTCTCAATCCCAATAATGCAGAGGCTCAGCAAATCATTGCCTATTTCTATATCGTTTCGGGAGAAAAGGAAAAAGCCCGAGAACATCTGGATATTGCTAATAGGATCAATCCTTTATCCGATGAAAATCACTTTTGGAATGCTCTGTATCATTACACCTTTGAAAACTATGGTGAAGCCCTGAAGCTCCTGAATATTTGTTTGGAATCTAATGATAAGAACATACCGGCCCATGCTGTCAAAACCATGGCCCTCCTGAAAATGAAAGCATTTGATGAGATCATTAATTATTATGATCAGGTACCTCAAGAGATTGTGGTCATTCAGGAGAAAACAGGGATACTTACGCTTGCTTATGCCTTGAAGGGAGATAAGCAGAAAGAAGAAGAACACCTGGAACTTTTAAAAACGAAGGCTAAGGAAGTTGTGGGGCAAACCGCTGATGGCTATTTATTCATGTATTACGCCAATACGGGGCAGTTTGATAAGGCTTTTGAGTGGGTAGAAAATGCCTTGAAAGGAAAAGCTTCTATGCTCTTACTCAGGTATGGAGATCCTTTGGTTGAAAATCTTCGGACGGATCCTCGATATACCGCCTACAAAGCCAGGATTTATCAACTAGGAGAATCTTTGCCTGAGGAGAAACAAAAGAAAGCCTTATTGGACGAAAGTCAGGCGAAACATTTTACGGAGCTCCTGTTGAAGTATATTGAAACGGATCGCCCTTATCTAGATCCTGATTTATCGCTTCGTTCTCTTGCCGAACAGCTAAGCATTCATCCCAACCAATTGTCCTGGCTCCTAAATGAGCATCTGGACAAGAACTTCAATGATTTTATCAATCATTATCGGGTAGAGACCTTCAAATCCCTCCTCTTAGATCCCAAAAATTCTGCGATAACCATCATGGGCCTCGCTTTTGAAAGTGGCTTTAATTCCAAAACTACCTTCAATACCTTTTTCAAAAAGGAAACGGGCATGACGCCTCGCCAATTCCAAAAATTCCAGCAAGCATAG
- a CDS encoding PLP-dependent aminotransferase family protein, with the protein MLPFKTMLHLDRSSRTPLYLQLSNALIKNIHAGMIQAGHKLPGSRKMAALLAINRRTVITAYEELESQGWLEIKLNSGCYVSSILPQLHPRQFADADYPMQISHTPFEFEDQFSYLSHFEPDPFRAEPLVIDAGYPDIRLAPLVSLSSNLSSLMKGKRSNRLMNYSTDFCGDLNLRTQLVQHLQASRSIQIDIDNLMITRGSLMAFFNIFQIILQTGDKVIVGVPGFQVANNIIRIAGGEILEVPVDDYGIDVDEIERTCQRERIKAVFIMPHHHNPTTVSLRADRRMKLLTLSHQYGFAIIEDDYDYDFHYNSSPILPMASLDKSGHVIYVGSLSKTIAPALRMGFIVASKELIRHISRLSRFIDCHGNIVMERAISMLFDEGEIKRYFKKALKKYHERRDHFCQLLRKELGSAIEFDDPEGGMAAWVKFDPAISLPDLRKKSLTKGLVISKSVFHDDKNNHLNAIRMGFASLSEEEASNAIGILKKVL; encoded by the coding sequence ATGCTTCCTTTTAAAACCATGCTTCATCTGGATCGTTCCTCCAGAACCCCTCTATACCTTCAATTGTCCAATGCATTGATCAAAAATATCCATGCAGGCATGATCCAAGCGGGTCATAAATTGCCGGGAAGCAGGAAAATGGCGGCATTATTAGCCATCAATCGGAGAACAGTGATTACGGCCTATGAAGAATTAGAATCACAAGGATGGTTGGAGATTAAACTAAATAGCGGTTGCTATGTCAGTTCTATTTTACCCCAGCTTCATCCCAGACAGTTTGCGGATGCAGACTATCCCATGCAGATTTCTCATACTCCTTTCGAATTTGAGGATCAGTTTTCCTATCTCTCTCATTTTGAACCGGACCCATTCAGGGCTGAACCTTTGGTAATTGATGCAGGTTATCCGGATATCCGGCTCGCACCGCTCGTATCGCTATCCAGTAATTTAAGCAGCTTGATGAAAGGGAAGCGGTCAAATCGACTCATGAATTACAGTACTGATTTTTGCGGGGACCTTAATTTAAGGACGCAGTTGGTTCAACATCTACAAGCTAGTCGAAGCATTCAGATAGATATAGATAACCTTATGATCACAAGAGGAAGTCTCATGGCATTTTTCAATATTTTTCAAATAATTTTGCAAACAGGGGATAAAGTTATCGTAGGAGTTCCGGGCTTCCAGGTAGCAAATAATATTATCCGAATCGCTGGCGGAGAGATTCTGGAAGTGCCTGTCGATGATTACGGGATAGATGTTGATGAGATTGAGCGGACTTGTCAACGAGAGAGAATCAAAGCTGTCTTTATCATGCCTCACCACCATAATCCAACAACCGTTTCTCTACGAGCGGATCGGCGGATGAAATTATTGACGCTTTCCCATCAATATGGATTTGCCATCATAGAGGATGATTATGACTATGACTTTCATTACAATAGTAGTCCAATCCTGCCTATGGCTAGTCTTGATAAAAGTGGGCATGTGATCTATGTGGGTTCTCTGAGCAAGACCATCGCTCCGGCTTTACGGATGGGTTTTATCGTTGCAAGCAAAGAATTGATTCGACATATCAGCCGGCTAAGTCGTTTTATAGATTGTCATGGAAATATCGTGATGGAACGGGCAATTTCTATGCTATTCGATGAGGGAGAGATCAAGCGTTATTTCAAAAAGGCGCTCAAAAAATACCACGAACGCAGAGATCATTTTTGCCAACTCCTTCGCAAAGAATTGGGAAGCGCTATCGAATTTGACGATCCGGAAGGAGGAATGGCAGCCTGGGTGAAATTTGATCCGGCTATTTCTTTGCCCGACTTGCGGAAAAAGTCTTTAACGAAAGGCCTGGTTATTTCTAAATCCGTTTTTCACGATGACAAAAACAATCATTTAAACGCCATTCGAATGGGATTTGCCTCTCTTAGCGAGGAAGAAGCAAGTAATGCCATTGGTATATTGAAAAAGGTACTCTGA